Within Synergistaceae bacterium, the genomic segment ATTGTCCGTGGTGGGGGAGACCTTGCCACAGGGGTTATTTACAGATTGTGGAGGGTAGGTTTCACAGTCCTGGTCTTGGAGGTGCCTCGCCCTATGGCGATACGGCTTCCGGTTTCCGTGGCCCAAGCCATCTATGAGGGGTTGCATGTGATCGGCGAGATGCGGACAAGACGAGTCGCTTCCGTGGACCAGACGCCCGACGACGGGGACGTGGGAGTTCTGGTGGACCCCCTTGGAACATCGATCGCGGAGCTGAGACCGGATGTGTTGGTAGACGCCATCATGGCCAAAAGAAATTACGGTACGCGAAAAGACATGGCGCCTCGCGTCATCGCCATCGGTCCGGGGTTTTGCGCTCCTAGGGACGTTCATGCCGTGGTGGAAACTTTGCGCGGACACAATTTGGGACGAGTCATCACCAACGGAGAGGCTGCCCCTGATACGGGTGTACCAGGGGAAATCGGGGGCGAGACCGCGAACAGGGTAGTACGCTCTCCTGCGGCGGGAATAGCTCGTTTTGCGGTCTCAATCGGAGATCGGGTGGAAAGTGGACAGATCATAGGCGACGTCGATGGAATGCCTATCGAAGTAAAAATCTCTGGGGTTGTGCGTGGGCTTATTCACCCGTCGGTGCGAGTCGCCGTCGGAATGAAAATTGGGGACGTAGACCCGCGCGCGGCTCGCGAAAATTGTTTTTCGATTTCTGACAAATCCCTGGCCATAGGCGGGGGTGTCCTCGAAGCGGCATTAGCGAATTTCGCTTTTCGATTTCACCCCTGCCATATCTTCAATCATTGCGAAACTGACGATAAAGCGATGAGAAAGCTATAATATAATAGTAATCGCAATAAAAAGTCTGGTAGAACGCGTCAAAAACGCCAGGAATACCAGGAATACTCTACCAACGTTTTGAGGAACTCAATTTTCTTTTGCGACGAATAGCGGCAGTCAGACAAAATGGAGCAAGCTCACGCGTACAAACGTGTTTTCGTCTAGCCTCGCGGTACGATCGACCGGTCTGAGCGACCTTTCTGGCATAAGAGTTGCTCCGCTGCTATAAAGCACGTGGAGCCAAGGAAACACCTATGACGAAGAATGGCAATATCAACCCATTGTATAACTATTATACCCCCAATAACTATCCCACAACTATCCCACCGGTTGCAGCGTGACAGCATTCGGCCAAGTTATGAGGTATTTTCAGTGGCCTATAACTGGGATAGGGACAAAATCCTTGCGGGCTATCGTTTTGATCCCATCGGGGTGAGAACTGGCAAATCCAAAACTCCCGACGATCCCGAATACTCCCCAACAACGATCTCTGGAATAGCGATAGGCAACGTATATGGTGTTTTATTTGTGGATAACCTCGACAAAATGGAAGAAAACGCAAAAGAGAACGTCAGCGCGTCGATAACGCCGTTGTCTCCCATTGTTGAGTCTGTGCCTATTACATTTATGCCCGCATTTTGGAAAACGGGGCAACCGGTGAGTTTTCGTTTCTATTTCCACAAGAGAGACAGTACAATTTGACGTTCCACGCTTGGACAACCAACGACAATGAACTACTTGAGCACGAATACTGGCAAACGAGCATCATAACGGTGACCAGAGAAGAGGAAAATGAAGAAAACGAAATCGGAGAAGAGGAAGAGAACGAAGAGGGACGTATTTCCGAAATCGGGAACGTCCCTTTTTATTTTTTTAACGTTAAAAGGCCATCAAAAATTGACCTTTGCAGTTGATTTTGTTCTAAAAACATTGGGATAAAAGAACACCATTTTGACTAAATTGCTTTTCCTACAAATTGCTTTTCTTATGCCAATTTCACCCCTTGACATAAAAAGCAATCGAGAGTAAATTCTACACACCTAAGAATTTTTTATCAACATTTTAAAAAAACAACAAAATCGCAATATAATGATCTTGGACGATCCTAACTTGAGAAATCCAGAAATCGCGGTTTTATGAAGAAGGAGATAGTTCATGAATCACAAACAAGATCTGAAAGCATGGGTACCATGGGTGGACTTTCTGGCGGATGCCCTGGGAAGCACCTGTGAGGTAGTTCTCCATGATCTTCTAGATATAGAACATTCTATTGTGGCGATTCGCAACAATCACGTCACTGGTAGACAAGTTGGGGATTCTCTGTCCGATTTCGCCTTGGAAATCATTCAAGAACACGCCCATAATAAAAAAAGTTACTTGGCCAGCTATTACGGTTCTCTTGAGGAAAACGGGAAAATACTGCGACTGTCCTCTTTTTTTATCTACGACGAAGAAGGGCGTCCCATAGGGATGTTGGCATTAAACATGGATTTCTCGGTTCTGGAGGAGGCTCGCGACATCATCAATCGCTTCATCCACATGGAGGCCCTCGTCCCAGTGGAAAAACAAACCGGAAAGTCCATGCACTTCAATCTTTCTGAGGATTACATGCCCTCTATGGTGGCCCGCACTATTGCTGAAAGCGGAGTGGAGCCGGCGCGGATGACTGCGGATGAAAAGCGCGGCATCGTCGAATCCCTCCAATGGAAGGGCGTCTTTTTATTGAAAGGCGCGATCACAGAGGTTGCCAAAAAACTAGAGGTCTCGGAGCAGACGGTCTACCGTTACTTGAAAGATATTTGAGAATTTCAAGCGCCTGAAATAGCCGTCTTTGACTATTCTACCTTCAGGCCTTTTAGTTAATTCAAGGCCTTTTAGTTAATTCAAAAGGAGGGGTCGCAATGCTACTTGTGGGAAACGGACCGGTGATTACGCGGGACGAAAATAATCCGTTTTTTGCTAACGGCTGCGTGGTCATCGAGGGGGACGTCATCAAGGAAGTGGGCGATACAGAGGTGATGAAGCGCAAATATTCCGGCGCTTCCTTCGTTGACGCCGAAGGCAATCTCGTTATGCCTGGTTTCATCAACGCGCATATGCATTTTTACAGCACGTTTTCTCGGGGAATGCCAAGTAAGTACCCGCCGGCGCAGAATTTCACGGAGGTTTTGGAGCGGCTGTGGTGGAGACTGGACAAGGCGTTGACCTTGGAGGGCGTCTACTATAGCACCTTGACCGCTTTGGTAGACTGTATCAAAAACGGATGTACCACCATCATTGATCACCACGCCTCGCCTCTGCACGTGGCAGGAAGTTTGTTTGAAATCGGGAAAGCCACGCGCCTGGCGGGGCTTCGTGCCTCGTTGTGCTACGAGGTCTCTGACCGCGATGGCAAGGAGGTCATGCGGCAGGGCATCAAGGAAAATATCGACTTTATCGACCACGCCAACAACGCGGCGCGGAACGGAGACGACCGTATTGC encodes:
- a CDS encoding EF2563 family selenium-dependent molybdenum hydroxylase system protein encodes the protein MPLAIVRGGGDLATGVIYRLWRVGFTVLVLEVPRPMAIRLPVSVAQAIYEGLHVIGEMRTRRVASVDQTPDDGDVGVLVDPLGTSIAELRPDVLVDAIMAKRNYGTRKDMAPRVIAIGPGFCAPRDVHAVVETLRGHNLGRVITNGEAAPDTGVPGEIGGETANRVVRSPAAGIARFAVSIGDRVESGQIIGDVDGMPIEVKISGVVRGLIHPSVRVAVGMKIGDVDPRAARENCFSISDKSLAIGGGVLEAALANFAFRFHPCHIFNHCETDDKAMRKL
- a CDS encoding C10 family peptidase, which produces MTAFGQVMRYFQWPITGIGTKSLRAIVLIPSG
- a CDS encoding PAS domain-containing protein, producing MNHKQDLKAWVPWVDFLADALGSTCEVVLHDLLDIEHSIVAIRNNHVTGRQVGDSLSDFALEIIQEHAHNKKSYLASYYGSLEENGKILRLSSFFIYDEEGRPIGMLALNMDFSVLEEARDIINRFIHMEALVPVEKQTGKSMHFNLSEDYMPSMVARTIAESGVEPARMTADEKRGIVESLQWKGVFLLKGAITEVAKKLEVSEQTVYRYLKDI